The Raphanus sativus cultivar WK10039 chromosome 2, ASM80110v3, whole genome shotgun sequence DNA segment TTTGAAGATCCAGAAGAAAACTTCACTGCATCTGGTGACACAAAACCTATACCAGAATCATCTACAACATCTGTGTCCACAAACTTGGGTTTCTCTTCAAACCTAGCAAACATATTCATCCCACCTTTCACTTTCAGATGTTGGCAGAAATACTTCACAGCCCCATCACTTGTTATCAGAACCGGTGGGATCCTAATCCCAGTTGCAAGTTCCAAACTTGTTGCTGACTAGTAGCTCAACGAAACACCAAACCGCGCTTTATCCACTCTAAACTCCAGCAGCAGATTTCGTTCAAGTTCCTCGCAACCAATACCCTCGTCCCATTTTCCTCCATCTCCACACACCCAGTCACGTGCTTAAACCAAACACTGCTCCTCCATCGCTCAAAGCCTGTTTTCTTTTTAGTACACTAAAAGATTACAAATTTTACGACGCAAGTAATTAGAATTCTTGTGGATATCAGAGTTAAATTGCAATGTTTCCGAGAGATctgagaaattttttttaaaaatcaccTTTTTGCCTCCTCCCAGCTGTAGCTCGTCAAGCGGACACCCGAGAATGTAGTGCCTTCATTATCAAACCTACTTACTCCAAACACAACAGCCCTCACCCTTATATCGTTTCTCATCCTACGGTTGTTATGCGTCTCTTATCCTAGGCACCAACCTTAATAAATCCTCAAAGGGAACATGATTGGTCTCCACAAAAAGAGACcgcaatataaaaaaaaaactaactacaCTTGTGTTTCTCTATCCACACAAGAAGGGTAGTTGTGTACAAACACATAGGTGGAAAAGAAAAAGTGCGTCACTAGCAAAAGTGTGTTAtcatgaaaaaaaatgaaatatgtgCTCATAAGGTAACTCCTCTTTGAATTTTAGGTTCACCAcgattttgttaatttaagtTCAGGTAGACATAAATGTATTAGGTAAGgttataaaagtataaaacgaTATTGTGTAAAGCTCGGTAGCATTTCatggtaaaatttaaaaaaattagggttattacaataattatatttcaattttaatatattaatatttttttaaataccctatatttaaaaaggaaacaaaacgagagaaaggaagaaaaaatAGTGGACGTTGGATCTTATGGAATTCAAATGATTACGGGCGGCACAATAAAAACTTTCGAGATtgctttttaacattttttaactGGCGGATCAAATAATTGTCActaatccaaaaaaaatcaaataatctTTTGGAACGTATTGGGTCTTTATATACACAGGATACATGGTGTTTTCGGGAAAAACATACAAACTAGCTTGAAATATGCCATTACGTTCATATTCATTACTCCCACTGTACCATTTTAAGTNNNNNNNNNNNNNNNNNNNNNNNNNNNNNNNNNNNNNNNNNNNNNNNNNNNNNNNNNNNNNNNNNNNNNNNNNNNNNNNNNNNNNNNNNNNNNNNNNNNNTTTTCATATTGTTTTCATTCTCATAGACTTTGAACACACATGTCATGAGACTAACTTTAGGTTTGGTGCAATGACCGGTGCCGTAGTATTTTACGTACGTACCACGGGCTCACACTCTAAAGAGTAATTCTCTtaaagtagttttttttttttttttttttttgaaagaatgttaaattttattcctCAAAAAAAAAGCCTTTGTACAAGTAGTTTGCTACCCTTGATTGAAAaagaaactaaacaatttttccTCTAATAAATCCAAGAACGATCAAACTCTAGTTCCAAACCATAGCTTTAGTCCATCCTCCATCCCTTTCACTCTCTTTGACTTCAATAAGCTCAGCTTGTTTCTAATACCCTTGTCAATCATCTTCTTTAAAACATTTACTGGAACCAACTTCTCTCCATGTTTACTCTGTTCCTCTCTCGCCAAACTCCATACATAGCTGCTTGGAGAGCATAGCGGAGACAGAACAACTTCTTTCGGTCCATATTTCTCCCCTCCGATATCAACTGCATATTATCAGCCCATGTACTTGTGAACGCACTTCCCATGATCCCCAACGCAAGGCTCCTCCATAGTTGGACTGAATATGAACATTCAAAAAAAAGATGGTTTCGACTTTCACTTGCATTTTTACAGAGCACACATCCATCATCAACACCTGGGTTCCAACTAGCAATTCTATCCATCGTAGAAAGCCTGTTTAGATTTGCTAGCCAAACCATGAAAGCAAACTTTGGAGTTGCCTGAGAAAACCAAACACCTCGAGTCCAAACACACTTTTCTTTCTCACCTCTAGTGAGCTTCCAAGTTTCAGAAGTTGAGAAATCATTTCTGAATCCCGCCTCTCTCTTCCACATACTCTCATCCTCCACATCTTCAATCATATTATCTTTCATAGTACTGAGCTTCTCTTCAATAGTATTAAGGATCTCTGTTATGTGCCTTCTTCTTCTACGAGCTTTAAAAACAGCTTCTTCTACCGTAGCTTCTTTACGGATGCCCCAAGTCAATAAAGCCTCTAGCACCCAACAGATCAAATAAGACTCCAATTTCACTCCAGTTGTCGAACCAAAAAGAAGTATGACGACCATTCCCTACTTCTTTTCGATAAAAACCTTTTGCAATCTCTCTTAGCTTAAGTAACTTCCTCCACATCCAAGAACCATTTTGAGACTTCACATTCACTTCccaaaaacttttctttttcataAGATTTTCCTTTATCCATTTGCTCCATAATGACTTCCCATTAAGTAATCTCCATATCAGCTTCAAGCCACAAACCAAATTTACTTCCTTAAGAGCTCGAATTCCCAAACCTCCTTCATGTTTCTGCTTACACACTTCACACCATGCAACCTTTGCACCAGTAGATTTGAGAATCGGACCTGACCAAAGAAAATCCGCACAGAGCTGTTCTACTTCTTTCATACACTTACTTGGCAACCTGAAAGCAGCAAACCAGAAGTTCACAATACTCATAATCACTGCTTGTATCAACTGCAATCTTCCTGCATATGACAGAAACCTGCTCGTCCATGTATTTATTTTGCAGCGAATCTTTTCCACCAACGGTTGATAGTCCTGCCTTCTCATGCTTTGGGTCATTAAAGGTAAGCCTAAATACCTCACAGGAAGAGTTCCTACAGCTAAAGGGAAGTTTAACAAGATTCTTGCCCTTTCCTCTGCTTTCACTCCTGCCATATAGATTGTAGACTTCTCTATACTTATCTTCAAGCCAGACCAGACCGCAAATTCGTCAAATACAGCAAGCGCACCTTCTATAGACTCCTTTGATCCTCAACAAACACCATAAGATCATCTGCGAAGCACAAGTGGGTGAGAGACAAGGAGCTACAACCAGGATGAAATTTGAACTTCTTTTCCACAACCGCCTTGTCTATTTTTAGGGACAGGATATTCATACAAAGAACAAAAAGGTACGGTGAGATTGGACAACCCTGCCGTAACCCTCTTTTGCTTTGAAAATATCCTGCAAGTTCCCCATTCACTTGCACAGAAAAAGAAGGGCTTGTGATGCACAATCTTATCCAGTGAATAAACCTTTCAGGAAATCCTAAAGCTTCTAATCCTTTCAGAACAAATTCCCACTGAACAGAATCAAAAGCTTTAGATATGTCGATTTTCATGACACACCTGGATGAGACTGACTCCTTGTGATAGTCTTTTACCAACTCTGAAGCTAAGAGCACATTATCCATTAACAGCCTACCTTTGATGAAAGCCGACTGGTTCTCACTGATGATATTAGGCAGTAGCTTCTTCAGTCTATTCGCAATAATTTTTGACACCACTTTGTAGATGACATTGCAGCACGCAATAGGCCTATAGTCTTTCATTTCCATAGAATCTGTCTTTTTAGGTACAAGAGCCAAGATCGTTGAGTTCACACCTTTTGGTAAGAAGCCAAACTTGAAGACCGATTAGATAGCTACCACGAAGTCCCTTCCAGTGATATCCCAAGACTGCTTAAAGAACTCACAGGGATAACCATCCGGCCCTGGAGACTTATTTGCAGGCATCGCAAATAACACTTTCTTAATCTCTTCTGCTGTTACCTCAGCTTCAAGCATAATACAATCATCTAAGCTGCATCTGTACTCAAGAAGATCACGCAATTCATCCACTGTAGTGCCTTTGTATTCATCAGGACACATGTTCAAGAGGTTTGAGAAGAAACTCTCAGCTTCCTTCTTTATCTCCTTATGCTCCGAGACTGTACTTCCATCAACACATCTAACCTCTCGAATCATATTCTGTGCTTGACGTGACCTTATTGCGTTATAGAAAGCTTTGTTGTTGTGGTCTCCCACATCCAACCAATGAAGTTTAGATCGTTGCTTTAGAAAGTCTTCTTCCAGGCTTGCAACTTTCAACCAATTCTCATAAGCTATAGCTTCCTCTTGAACTGCTACTTCACTTGGGTCTTGAAGCGTTTCCTTCTGCTTATCACATAACACCTCATAAGTCTCTTTTGCCCTTCTCTTTAGATTTCCCAAACCTTCTCTTCCCAGCTCTCTTATCAAAGGCTTCAAAATTTGGATCTTCTTTGAAAATCTGTATAAGGCAGAAGTAGAATGAAAAAGAACCTCCGTATCATCCCAAAACCTCTTGATCATTGGAAGAAACCCCGGCAAAGTCCCAATTGCATTCACAAACTTAAATGGCCTTCGTATTTTCTCTTGAGCCGGCTTGAGTTGAATCGTACATCTCAAATGGTCTGAGCAACTTCCTGCCTCAAAGATTCAATAAGCAGTTGAAAACCGATGAAGAGCAGCATCATTCATCAAAACCCTATCCAATTTCTTGCAAATGATTCCTTCTTCTTGCTTGTTACTCCAAGTGAAAAGGGGACCTTGATAACCCAAATCAGACAAGTGACAATGAAGCATCACTCTCTGAAAATCTCTCATGCCTCCTGGAACTCTCTCCAAACTTGAGAATCTTGAATTCTCATCACCATCTAAAATCTCATTGAAGTCACCCATGATTATCCACTCCTTATTCCTAAACATAGCAGAGTCATGATGATGACAAAGATCTTCCCACAACTCCTTTCTTTCTTCACTCAAATTCTTCGCATAAACAAACGTACACAAAAACTCCTTTTCCCCCTCCAACTCCACTGAACAAGTTATCAACTGATCCGACTTGTAAACTGGAGTCATACGCACATCATCTCTCCAAAGCACCCATATTCTTCCTCCTTGACTACACTCATAATTCATCATCGAGTATCACTCCTTAAAACCACCCTTTATTATCTTCTCCGCTTTTATTTCTTTCACCCTTGTTTCCAAAATACAACCAAACTTCATTTCTTTCCTACCAATCCACTCCTTGACTACTGAATGCTTTAAAGATTTGTTAAATCCTCTCACATTCCAGAAGAAGCATGACATATTAGTTTTTTTCCGAGAAGGCCTTGTGCTCTTAGCAGGATTTGCATCCTGAGCTTTAAGCTTCTGACCCCTCTTCTTCTGATACCCCTTTTTCATCTCTGCCTTATCATTCCCTCTACTCTGGTTCTCTAATATGTCATCCTCCATCTTATCATCTTCTATCCTTCTTAACTGCTCACTTTCCTCCAATAACTCCTCCTCATTATACTCCTGATCCTCAGTAAGAATCTCCCCTTCCTCTGTTTCGTTTTCACCCTCCTTTAAATCTTCTACAGTTAAAACCGAGTACTTTGAAGCAGATATCTCAACAACAGACACATGACTTGGTGAAGATCTGCCCACTTTTGCTAATGGAACTGTAGACCAATCTGATATTTTACCATCTTCTTGACCTACTGTTACCTCTTCTCCTTTTTTACTACTGTCTCCTTCCTGCAAAGCCTCATCAACACCTTCCACACTTTTCTCTAACTTATTTTCTTCTTCAATCACTTTCTCGTCACTACCACTCTTCATTACCACattatcttctttcttcttcttttctttaccGTTTCTTACACAAACCCTCTCAATGTGACCCCACTTTCCACATCCATTACACTTTGCTGGCAGCCAGGGATAGTAAAATTCCACAGTAAACTCCTTCCTATCCTTAGTGAATTCAATCTCTTTTGGAAGAGCCTTAGAGATGTCAACGTTAACAAACACCTTTGCAACCTCCAAGTTTGTGCACGCAAGCGTCTCAGGGTGCAACTTATCTGGGAATCCCACAGTACTGGTCATGAAGCTGATCCCTTGCCATGAATACATATGCAGAGGCACTTTTCTAAGGTTCACCCACATCGGTATCTCATTCTCTTCCTGCTTCTCTTCTTCTGACTTAGGAGACCACTTAGTCACCACCATAGGAACACCAACTATATTCCACATCCCCCTTTTTAGCACCTTCTCACGAATTTTTGGATTTGAGATTCGAAATCTCATTGTTGTAGCATTGACATCATAGACATCCACTTTTGAATCCTTCTCACCATAGCTCCAAATCTTGTTAACCACCATGTGGACCTTCGCCATGTGAGGAGCGAGATCTAGAAATTTTCCAACCACAAAATCATCCCACAACGGTGTTGAATCCGATAGAATCGCTTCCGGAATCGCAACCGAGTGCTTGCCATCTTTAGTCAAAACCTCAACTTCATATTTCTTCAAACTTTTCTTATCTTCCGCCGTCGATACCCAGGATTTTGATTCCTTCTCGATCACCTTTCCAACTTGTTTTCCTTCCATCAAATCACTTCTCTTATCACCCAAAACCACCGATCCAATCTCCGATCTAACCTCCGGAGGGTTTAGAACCCCCGGCGGATACGCCAGATCCATCCCGAAACTCTTGGAAACGTCGCACTCAAAATCGCCACAAAATCgcctttttctctctctctagcaaAACGCAGCGTTTTTCTCCGTCTTAAagtagttttgttttcttttatagtaTTTTCTTTGGGTACAAAACCATTTCTTGTCTTTTACCCAAGACGACACAAGACCATATATCTTTTGACATTACGCCAATTTCAAATTACACCGAGAAGAGCGGAAATCGAATGCTATATTTCCACATTCAATTATCTTGGTATATATAAGTTTCATTATGCATCATATGCATGTATCtgttttttgaaagaaaatatttatatatatgtgtcgTGTAtcatatcaattaaaatatgttGTCTGATATATTGTCAAGAAACTTGAAGTTGTAAAAGGGTTTCTTATTTGATTCATCGACAAGGCAATGACTTATATACAAAGAGTATGTTACACAAACGAGTTTACCTAATGACGTTAACAATATATATCGACAAGGGTCCATAGGGCCCAATACCTCCTCTCAAAGTGGAGTGTGAAGATTAAACACACCTAACTTGAACTACCTTTGTCAACATGTCAGCCAATTGTATCTTTGTTGAAACATGTTCAGTAGCAATAATCCCACGAAAAATCTCATCACGTATAAAATGACAGTCAAGACCAACATGATTCGTTCTTTTGTGACCAACCGGGTTCTTTGCAAGGTTTATGGCTGAAAGACTATCAGAGTGCAGAGTGATTGGTCCATTGATTTAAATACCCAAGCTCGGAAGAAGCTCACGAAGCCAAAGTAACTCGCCAACTGTATCAGCCATTGCTTTTATGTTTTCCATGATATTGGACAATCTCCTAGTTTAATAAGCCATTCGTTCAATGAGCGACGTGTGAGAGGACAGCCTCCCATGTCGGAATCACACCAAGCAGAGACCGTGAGCTATGTATTTGCTTTGAGAAGAATCCCTTGGCCTGGACTGTTCTTGAGATACCGAACCACTCTGAGAGCTGCATCCCAATGAGTAGCTTTCGGATTGTTCATGAACTGAGATAATACATGGATGGCATAGCTTAGTTCTGGTCGTGTGGTAGCAAGGTAGATCAACCTTCCTACTAAGCGGCGATAGCGAAAAGGATCAGTCGTCATTGGTTCACCATCATCCCTTAAAAGTTTGTGATTTTGCTCTAGAGGAAATGATACATGTTTTACTCCCATGAGACCTGTCTCAACAATGATATCCAAAGCATATTTTCTCTGACACAGATACATACCAGAGGGACTACATGCAACTTCAATTCCCAAGAAATAGCAAAGAATACCCAGGTCTTTCATCCTAAAATAGGAGCGCAAGTACTCCTTAATTAAACTTATCAATCACCGGCTTTGAATTTCCAGTGATGACcagatcatcaacatatactaGGACATGTATACGATCAGTGCCATGTTAGTAGATAAACAGAGATAAAATCTTTTACATTCTTCTTAAAACCGTAGTCGACTAATGCTGTTTCAAGTTTCGCAAACCAGCACATAGGTGCTTGTTTTAATCCATATAAAGATTTACGGAGGCGACAGACCTTTGTCTTATCATTAGTACGAAAGCATGGAGGAAACTGCATATATACCTCTTCATCAAGATCACCGTGAAGGAACGCGTTGTGAATGTCCATTTGAATACTTCCCAATCAAGTGAGACTGCTTGTTGACGAAATGTTCTAACAGTGACAATTtttgctactggtgcaaatgttTCGATATAGTTAATTCCTTATGTTTGATGGTTCCCACAGACTACAAATCGCGCTTTGTGTCTCTCCAGTGTGCCATCTGCGTTGTATTTCAATCTAAACACCCAACGACAGCTGAGAGCTTTCTTTCCCGGTGGTAAGGTCTCAACTGTCCGTGTGTCTCTGTCCTCGAGAGCCACAATTTCATCTGTAACAGCGTCTCTCCAATGCTCATCTTCAATAGGCATCTTCATAGTGTATAGGTTCGACACTAGAAGTTATGGCCATAAGATAATACTGATACTGATCAGGTAATTGAGCACTCGAGACATAGTTATCAATCGGATATGGTTTGGAGGAAGGAGGCGGCTGGTGAAGCAAAGTAGTGATGTAGTCCGCCAGTTTTGTAGGTGCCTTTTTCTGTCAGAGACCATGACCTAGAGCTGTTGGCTCAGCCGGTGTGTCTGAAACTGCAGATGTCTCAGAAGAAGTTACCGAGTCTGCAGGAGAAGTGGACTCTGGTTCCACATGTTCATGATCCGTATTTTGGAGAACATTATCTTCAACAACGCAAAGTCTGTCAGAAATATGAAATATACATCTCTTATCCCGAGTCAAATGTGAGACTTAGATCAAATAACAGTGGAGACCATCCACGAAAAACAAATCCTAACCAAGGGACCGCTGGATGGTGAGAAGGCCAACTTACAAACCTAACAAGCTAAAGGGTTTGATCTACCTAGAAAAGTCCCTAAAAAGAGATCAAAAGAGTAAAAAGCGGTACCTGAATTAGAGATATCACCGATGGAGAAGGGTGGAGTGAACAAGAAGAATAAGGGAAAGCATATATAGAAAGAGCCGTTGCGCGCCTTCCCGAGGAAGCCGTGTGCTCTAATATTTTCGGATTTcggaaaaatatttgaaatttaaattattttccttCAAAGAATGAAAGGATATTACCAAATCTCCTACAAGAAAGGAAACAGAATCCCCAAAAAATCAAGATAATAAATATCCCCTTTGATGCTAAGGATACAGATCA contains these protein-coding regions:
- the LOC130508560 gene encoding uncharacterized protein LOC130508560 gives rise to the protein MNYECSQGGRIWVLWRDDVRMTPVYKSDQLITCSVELEGEKEFLCTFVYAKNLSEERKELWEDLCHHHDSAMFRNKEWIIMGDFNEILDGDENSRFSSLERVPGGMRDFQRVMLHCHLSDLGYQGSCSDHLRCTIQLKPAQEKIRRPFKFVNAIGTLPGFLPMIKRFWDDTEVLFHSTSALYRFSKKIQILKPLIRELGREGLGNLKRRAKETYEVLCDKQKETLQDPSEVAVQEEAIAYENWLKVASLEEDFLKQRSKLHWLDVGDHNNKAFYNAIRSRQAQNMIREVRCVDGSTVSEHKEIKKEAESFFSNLLNMCPDEYKGTTVDELRDLLEYRCSLDDCIMLEAEVTAEEIKKVLFAMPANKSPGPDGYPCVNSTILALVPKKTDSMEMKDYRPIACCNVIYKVVSKIIANRLKKLLPNIISENQSAFIKGRLLMDNVLLASELESIEGALAVFDEFAVWSGLKISIEKSTIYMAGVKAEERARILLNFPLAVGTLPVRLPSKCMKEVEQLCADFLWSGPILKSTGAKVAWCEVCKQKHEGGLGIRALKEVNLVCGLKLIWRLLNGKSLWSKWIKENLMKKKSFWEVNVKSQNGSWMWRKLLKLREIAKEALLTWGIRKEATVEEAVFKARRRRRHITEILNTIEEKLSTMKDNMIEDVEDESMWKREAGFRNDFSTSETWKLTRGEKEKCVWTRGVWFSQATPKFAFMVWLANLNRLSTMDRIASWNPGVDDGCVLCKNAIDIGGEKYGPKEVVLSPLCSPSSYVWSLAREEQSKHGEKLVPVNVLKKMIDKGIRNKLSLLKSKRVKGMEDGLKLWFGTRV
- the LOC108834792 gene encoding uncharacterized protein LOC108834792: MDLAYPPGVLNPPEVRSEIGSVVLGDKRSDLMEGKQVGKVIEKESKSWVSTAEDKKSLKKYEVEVLTKDGKHSVAIPEAILSDSTPLWDDFVVGKFLDLAPHMAKVHMVVNKIWSYGEKDSKVDVYDVNATTMRFRISNPKIREKVLKRGMWNIVGVPMVVTKWSPKSEEEKQEENEIPMWVNLRKVPLHMYSWQGISFMTSTVGFPDKLHPETLACTNLEVAKVFVNVDISKALPKEIEFTKDRKEFTVEFYYPWLPAKCNGCGKWGHIERVCVRNGKEKKKKEDNVVMKSGSDEKVIEEENKLEKSVEGVDEALQEGDSSKKGEEVTVGQEDGKISDWSTVPLAKVGRSSPSHVSVVEISASKYSVLTVEDLKEGENETEEGEILTEDQEYNEEELLEESEQLRRIEDDKMEDDILENQSRGNDKAEMKKGYQKKRGQKLKAQDANPAKSTRPSRKKTNMSCFFWNVRGFNKSLKHSVVKEWIGRKEMKFGCILETRVKEIKAEKIIKGGFKE